The following coding sequences are from one Ficedula albicollis isolate OC2 chromosome 17, FicAlb1.5, whole genome shotgun sequence window:
- the RBM18 gene encoding probable RNA-binding protein 18, translated as MFSLPFRYHLLKLLQKFGKVKQFDFLFHKSGALEGQPRGYCFVNFETKQEAEKAIQCLNGKLALSKKLVVRWAHAQVKRYDHNKNEKILPISLEPSSSTEPPQSNLSVSAKIKAIEAKLKMMAENPDAEYPAAPVYSYFKPPDKKRTTPYSRAAWKSRR; from the exons atgttttctcttcccttcagATACCACCTCCTCAAACTGCTCCAGAAGTTTGGCAAAGTAAAGCAATTTGACTTTCTCTTCCACAAGTCTGGTGCTCTGGAAGGGCAGCCCAGGGGTTACTGTTTTGTCAACTTTGAAACCAAACAG gaagcagagaaggCCATCCAGTGTCTCAATGGGAAGCTGGCCCTTTCCAAGAAATTGGTGGTGCGGTGGGCACACGCACAAGTCAAG AGATATGATCAcaataaaaatgagaagatCCTTCCAATCAGTCTGGAGCCATCTTCCAGCACGGAGCCACCCCAGTCCAACCTAAG tgtCAGTGCAAAAATAAAGGCCATTGAAGCCAAGCTGAAAATGATGGCAGAAAATCCAGATGCAGAATATCCTGCAGCACCTGTTTATTCTTACTTCAAACCACCTGATAAGAAAAGGACTACTCCTtactccagagctgcctggaaatCCAGAAGATGA